In Rheinheimera sp. MM224, one DNA window encodes the following:
- a CDS encoding UDP-glucose dehydrogenase family protein: protein MKLSIFGTGYVGLVTGACLADVGHDVICVDVNQAKIDSLKLGGIPIYEPGLESVVKSNVAQGNLRFTTSAEEAVQHAEVIYIAVGTPPDEDGSADLQYVMAVGKTIGQLMNSYKVVVNKSTVPVGTADKVTEVMQQALNDRNSTAEFDVVSNPEFLKEGAAVADFMRPDRIVIGTSSDFAESIMREVYAPFNRNHEKIIVMDVRSSELTKYAANCMLATKISFMNEMSNIAERVGADIENVRKGIGSDPRIGYHFIYAGCGYGGSCFPKDVQALARTSAQFGYESKILNAVENVNNKQKEKLFEMICKHYGVWDKAEKGETKDILKGKTFALWGLAFKPNTDDMREAPSRVLMEQLWAAGAKVQAYDPEAMDETQKIYGDRATLSLLGTKEGAVRDANALVIITEWKAFKVLDYAFAKSNLKDSVIFDGRNIFDQASMKREGITYYSIGRG from the coding sequence ATGAAGTTAAGTATTTTTGGTACAGGTTATGTAGGTTTGGTCACTGGCGCTTGTCTGGCAGATGTTGGACACGATGTGATTTGTGTTGACGTCAATCAGGCAAAAATTGACAGCCTGAAACTGGGAGGGATCCCGATTTATGAACCTGGTCTTGAAAGCGTCGTAAAAAGTAATGTGGCGCAAGGCAATCTGAGATTTACCACCAGTGCTGAAGAGGCAGTGCAGCATGCTGAGGTTATTTACATCGCCGTAGGCACACCACCAGACGAAGACGGTTCGGCAGATTTGCAGTACGTAATGGCTGTTGGCAAAACCATAGGTCAGTTGATGAACAGCTATAAAGTGGTCGTCAATAAAAGTACTGTACCTGTAGGCACGGCAGATAAAGTGACGGAGGTCATGCAGCAGGCGCTGAACGATCGCAATTCCACTGCTGAATTTGACGTGGTCTCCAATCCTGAGTTTTTAAAAGAAGGCGCAGCTGTAGCTGACTTTATGCGGCCCGACCGCATTGTTATTGGCACCAGTTCAGACTTTGCTGAAAGTATTATGCGTGAGGTATACGCGCCTTTTAACCGTAACCACGAAAAAATCATCGTCATGGATGTGCGCAGCAGCGAACTGACCAAGTATGCAGCCAACTGCATGCTGGCGACCAAAATCAGCTTTATGAACGAAATGTCCAATATTGCAGAGCGGGTTGGTGCAGATATTGAGAATGTTCGTAAAGGTATTGGCTCGGATCCCCGTATTGGTTACCACTTTATTTACGCTGGCTGTGGTTATGGTGGCAGTTGCTTCCCTAAAGATGTTCAGGCGTTAGCGCGTACCTCGGCTCAGTTTGGTTATGAATCAAAAATTCTGAATGCGGTAGAAAACGTCAATAACAAACAGAAAGAAAAACTGTTTGAGATGATTTGTAAGCACTACGGTGTCTGGGATAAAGCTGAAAAAGGCGAGACCAAAGATATTTTAAAAGGCAAAACTTTTGCGCTTTGGGGTCTGGCCTTTAAACCTAACACGGATGATATGCGTGAAGCACCAAGCCGTGTATTGATGGAACAACTCTGGGCCGCCGGTGCAAAAGTGCAGGCTTATGATCCTGAAGCCATGGATGAAACCCAAAAAATCTACGGCGATCGGGCGACGTTGTCTTTGCTTGGTACCAAAGAGGGCGCAGTCCGGGACGCGAATGCGTTAGTGATTATCACCGAATGGAAGGCCTTTAAGGTGCTGGACTATGCCTTTGCGAAAAGCAATTTAAAAGATTCAGTGATCTTTGATGGCAGAAATATTTTTGACCAGGCGTCGATGAAAAGAGAGGGAATTACCTATTATTCAATAGGTCGTGGGTAA